A stretch of Chrysemys picta bellii isolate R12L10 unplaced genomic scaffold, ASM1138683v2 scaf590, whole genome shotgun sequence DNA encodes these proteins:
- the LOC122172994 gene encoding LOW QUALITY PROTEIN: patatin-like phospholipase domain-containing protein 6 (The sequence of the model RefSeq protein was modified relative to this genomic sequence to represent the inferred CDS: deleted 1 base in 1 codon) yields the protein VEALTRQPRATTVRDTELAKLPEGTLNNIKRRYPQVVTRLIHLLSQKILGNLQQLCGPFTGSSLGVASSSELTNPASNLSTVAVLPVCDDVPMAAFTLELEHALNAIGPTLLLTSDIIRARLGASALDSIQEYRLSGWLAQQEDIHRIVLYQTDCTLTPWTVRCIRQADCILIVGLGDQEPALGKLEQMLENTAVRALKQLILLHREDGPSPSRTVEWLNMRSWCSGHLHIKCPRRVFSRRSPNKLREMYAKVFEKDADRHSDFSRLARVLTGNSIALVLGGGGARGCSHIGVIKAMEEAGIPIDLIGGTSIGSFIGALYAEERSAVRTKQRAREWAKSMNSVFETVLDLTYPITSMFSGSAFNTSINKVFQDKQIEDLWLPYFNVTTDITASAMRVHKDGSLWRYVRASMTLSGYLPPLCDPKDGNLLMDGGYINNLPGKYLPPMETLLTDREAGH from the exons GTTGTGACCCGCCTGATCCACTTGCTGAGCCAGAAGATCCTTGGGAACCTACAGCAGCTGTGCGGGCCCTTCACAG GCTCCAGTCTTGGTGTGGCCTCCAGCTCAGAGCTAACCAACCCAGCCAGTAACCTGTCCACGGTGGCGGTGCTGCCAGTGTGTGACGATGTGCCCATGGCAGCCTTCACGCTGGAGCTGGAGCATGCCCTCAACGCCATAG GTCCCACCCTGCTTCTGACCAGTGACATCATCCGAGCACGACTTGGTGCCTCAGCACTGGACAG CATCCAAGAGTACCGGCTGTCGGGCTGGCTGGCGCAGCAGGAGGACATCCACCGCATTGTGCTGTATCAGACCGACTGCACGCTGACACCCTGGACTGTGCGCTGCATCCGTCAAGCTGACTGCATCCTCATTGTTGGGCTGGGGGACCAGGAGCCAGCCCTAGGCAAG CTGGAGCAGATGCTGGAGAACACAGCCGTGCGTGCCCTGAAGCAGCTGATTCTGCTGCACCGGGAGGacggccccagcccctcccgtaCTGTTGAGTGGCTCAACATGCGCAGCTGGTGCTCAGGACACCTTCACATCAAGTGCCCACGCCGTGTCTTCTCCCGCCGGAGCCCCAACAAGCTG AGGGAGATGTATGCGAAGGTCTTCGAGAAGGATGCTGACCGGCACAGCGACTTCTCCCGCCTGGCACGGGTCCTGACCGGCAACAGCATTGCCCTggtgctgggaggaggaggggccag gggCTGCTCCCACATT GGGGTGATCAAGGCCATGGAGGAAGCCGGGATCCCCATTGACCTGATCGGGGGCACATCCATTGGCTCCTTCATCGGGGCTCTCTATGCTGAAGAGCGCAGTGCTGTGCGCACCAAGCAGCGTGCCCGTGAATGGGCCAAG AGCATGAACTCCGTGTTTGAGACGGTCCTGGACCTCACCTACCCCATCACCTCCATGTTCTCCGGCTCGGCCTTCAACACCAGCATCAACAAGGTCTTCCAGGACAAGCAGATTGAG GATCTGTGGCTCCCCTACTTCAACGTGACGACGGACATCACAGCCTCAGCCATGCGGGTCCACAAGGACG GCTCGCTGTGGCGGTATGTGCGAGCGAGCATGACCCTTTCCGGGTACCTGCCGCCACTCTGTGACCCCAAGGATGGCAACTTACTGATGGACGGTGGCTACATCAACAACCTGCCAGGCAAGTATCTGCCGCCGATGGAGACACTGCTCACAGACCGCGAAGCAGGCCACTGA